A portion of the Sabethes cyaneus chromosome 3, idSabCyanKW18_F2, whole genome shotgun sequence genome contains these proteins:
- the LOC128741104 gene encoding troponin C, whose product MEDEEQRLLIMRKAFQMFDTTKSGFIDTVKISTILNTLGQQFDEGELQALIDEEDPEETGKVNFDGFANIASNFLIEEEDAEAMEKELKEAFRLYDREGNGYITTSTLKEILAALDDKLSNEDLDGIINEIDTDGSGTVDFDEFMEMMTGE is encoded by the exons GAGGATGAAGAACAGAGGCTGCTCATCATGCGCAAAGCATTCCAGATGTTCGACACTACCAAATCGGGTTTCATCGATACAGTGAAAATTTCCACCATCCTGAACACGTTAGGGCAGCAGTTTGACGAGGGTGAACTGCAGGCACTGATCGACGAGGAAGATCCGGAAGAAACGGGCAAGGTGAACTTCGATGGATTCGCGAACATTGCCTCGAACTTCCTGATAGAGGAGGAGGACGCCGAAGCGATGGAGAAGGAACTGAAAGAGGCTTTCAGGTTGTACGATCGAGAAGGAAATGGCTATATTACTACCAG CACATTGAAGGAAATTTTGGCAGCTCTGGATGATAAATTATCGAACGAAGATCTAGACGGAATCATCAATGAAATCGATACTGACGGATCCGGAACTGTTGATTTCGACG AGTTCATGGAGATGATGACCGGAGAGTAA